AGTGTATGCAAGGTTTTACACAAAGTCGAAGAAGTTTTGATTACGATTTAATGAAACAAGATACTGAAAAGCGATTGGATATTTTGTACGGAGGAAAATTGGTTTGGATTTTACCTTTATACAAAAGAGCTCCTCAGGAATTTTATACCTATTAACTTATAACCTCACCCTTACGCTCCTTTTGGATGGAACGTTTTTAGCGAAAGATGAGATTTTTATATACTTTTTCCATTTTTTTATATGCATTTGCAATTCGTATTGCAGCGCTCTTCAATCCTAAAGCAAAACTTTTTTTGCTAGGAAGAAAAAATATTTTCGAATCATTAAAATCTCAAATTTCAAATCTCAAATCGGATCATCTTGTATGGTTTCATTGTGCTTCCTTGGGTGAGTTTGAACAAGGTCGCCCGTTGATGGAGAAGCTGAAAATACAACAGCCGGAGGTGAAAATTTTACTCACTTTTTTTTCTCCATCTGGTTACGAAATCCGAAAAAGTTATTCGGGTGCAGATTACATTTTTTATTTGCCGATGGATACTCCTGCAAATGCAAAAAGATTTGTTGAAATCGTAAATCCTAAAAAGGTGTTTTTTGTTAAGTATGAATTCTGGTTTAATTATCTAAACGTACTTAAAAGCAAAAATATTCCAACCTATCTGGTGAGTGGAATTTTCAGAGAAGATCATCATTTTTTTAAGTCGACAGGAGGCTGGTTTCGTCAACAATTGTCTGCATTTACACATTTCTTTTTGCAAGATGAAAAATCAATTCAGCTCTTGAATTCAATTGGATATTCGAATACAACACTTTGTGGAGATACACGTTTTGATCGAGTGTTTGAGGTAGCAAAAAACGCCAAACAATTGAATTTAATTGAGCAATTTGTGAAAAATAAAAAAGTAATGATTGTTGGTAGTTCTTGGTTGGAAGACGAGAGAATAATTTCAACTTTTTTTTCAAATTTTAAATCTCAAATCCCAAATTATAAACTCATCATTGCACCCCATGAAATTGATGAAAAACATTTGGCTTCAATCGAAGTTGCGTTTAAAAAAGTTGGTGTATGTCTGCGCTATTCCAAAGCAAATGAAAATACAATTAGCGAAGCTCAAATCTTATTAATAGACAACATCGGAATGCTTTCTTCTTTGTATCAATACGGTACAATCGCTTTTATTGGTGGTGGATTTGGAAAAGGAATTCATAATATATTAGAGGCAGCTACTTTTGGATTACCAATCATTTTTGGCCCCAATTATCATAAATTCTCGGAAGCAAAAGAACTACTAAAACTGGGAGGAGGTTTTTCAATAAAAGATGAATCTGAATTCGAAAAATCAATGTTACTCCTAAATGACGAGCAGGTGTTAAAAACAGCCTCCCAAATTTCAAAGATGTATGTGCATGGGAATGTTGGCGCAACCAACAAAATTCTGGCAGGCATCTGATACCCCATTTCCTCTCCTTACTTGATATCCCTTGTGAATTATTAACTGCCAATTGCTAACAAAAGTTAATAATTGCTTTTTGTTGTTACTTATATTAACCTTATTTTTCGGTAAAATATAAAAACAATTGTATGGAAAATACTTCTACAAAAACATCCGCTTTACTTACACTTATTTCCGTGTTCTTTTTTTGGGGGTTTGTTGCTGCAAGCAATGGAATTTTAATTCCCGTTTATAAAGATCATTTGCACTTGGAACAATGGCAAACCATGTTTATTGATGTTGCTTTTTATGTTGCCTATACAATCGGATCATTGGTTTATTTTCTTTTATCGAAAATGAGTGGTGGTGATATTTTAAATAAAATCGGCTACAAGAATGGTATTTCATTGGGTCTAATGATTTCTGCAATCGGAGCATTTCTTTTTTATCCTGCTGCTGAATCTGAATCTTTCGGATTGATGATTACAGGTTTGTTTATTATCGGATTAGGGTTTTCCTTGCAACAAACAGCTGCCAATCCGCTTGCGATTACAATCGGGGATCCTAAAAAAGGTGCTCAACGATTGAGTTTGGCGGGTGGAATAAATAATATCGGAACAACGATAGGACCTGTTCTGGTTAGTTTTGCCATCTTCGGTTCAATCGCCAAAGGACAAAAATTAGAATCGTTAGATGCTGTGAAAACGCCTTACATTATTTTAGGAATCGCTTTTTTAATTGTTGCTTTGATTTTTAAATTTTCTTCGATTCCAAACAAAATTGTACACAAAGAAGAATCAGATGCCCCAGAGAATGAAAAACAAAAAAGTGTATTTGCTTATCCTCAACTTTGGTTGGGCATGATTGCCATATTCGTTTATGTGGGTGTTGAAGTTGCTACAGCTGCTAATCTTCCGGAGTTTATGAAACAGCATGTAGGAATCGGAACAGCAGATGTTGCTCCTTATGTTTCTTTATTTTGGGCTAGTTTAATGATTGGCCGATGGGCCGGTGCAATTGGTGCATTTGATATCAAAAAAGGAATGAAACACATTCTTTCCTTTATAATGCCGTATGTTGCCTTTGGTGTTTTTCTGCTAGTAAATAAAATTGCAAATAATGATTTAACGCCATTCTATATTTACACGATTGTTATCCTTGCAATTATCGGTGCGGATATCTTGAGCAAAGGAAATCCTGCGCGTCAGCTGATTATTTTTTCTACTTGCGGAATTCTTGCTTTAATCGTTGGTATGCTTGCTGATGGAATGCTGAGTGTCTATGCATTTATCAGTGTTGGATTGTTTTGTTCTACCTTGTGGCCTTGCATTTTTACACTTGCAATTGCCGGACTTGGTAAAAAAACAAACGAAGGTTCCAGCTTTTTGATTATGATGATTATGGGTGGAGGTTTGATTAGTTGGTTGCAAGCATATCTTTCAAAAGATGGTTTGTTGGGGATTCAATTCAGTTATATCGTAGGTGTTTTGTGTTTTGCTTTTTTAGCATTTTATGGATGGAGAGTTGCTGCCATCTTAAAAGCACAAGGAATAGATTACGATAAAACAAATGATAGTGGACATTAAGAAGGTGCTATTATGAAGACATTAGTTGCAGCGATTGATATTGGAGGAACCAATACCGTTTTTGGATTGGTCGATATAAATGGTACAATTTTATTGAAAGAAACCGTTGCCACGGAGCATTTCCCTATTCCTGAAGATTTAGTAGCAGTGGTTTGTGAGCATATTAAAAAAGCGATGTTGCAATTTGTTGATTCGTATGAATTGAGCGGAGTCGGAATCGGTGCCCCTAACGGAAATTATTTTAATGGTACGATTGAGTTTGCTCCAAATCTAAAATGGAAAGGAGTTGTTCCGCTTGCAAAATTGTTTTCAGAACGACTTAATGTAAAAACTGTTTTGACAAATGACGCGAATGCAGCAGCAATAGGTGAAATGATGTTTGGTGCTGCAAAAGGGATGAAGGATTTTATTTTTATTACTCTCGGAACAGGTTTAGGAAGTGGGATTGTCGCCAACGGAGAATTGATTTTAGGTCATGATAGTTTTGCAGGTGAAATCGGACACGTCATTATTTTTCCGGAAGGAAGGCAATGTGGTTGTGGACGAAAAGGATGTTTGGAAACGTATTGTTCTGCAACCGGAATTAAAAGAACCTATTCTGATTTATTGATGAGTCATCACGATAAGGCAAACTTGCAGGCGCGTGTTGCAGACGCCAAATACATTTATGATAAAGCGATCGAAGGAGAAGCGGATGCAATAGAAGCATTTAATTATACAGGCGATATTTTGGGTTTGGCGTTAGCAAACAGTGTCGCATATACCAGTCCGGAAGCTGTTTTTTTATTTGGAGGTTTGGCATTAGCTGGAGAATTTATTTTTAAACCAACACAAGAAAGTTTCGAACGGAATTTATTGAATATTTATAAAAACAAAATAAAAATTCTTCCTTCTCAATTAAAAGAAAATGATGCAGCGATTTTGGGTGCTGCTTCTTTGATTTTGAAAGAATTAAAACAATGATGTCGAATCAAGATAAAAATAACAAAGAACAAAAATACATCGACCTTGTTTTTAAGTTGTGTTATCTGATTATTGCCTTCATGTTTCTTGTGGGCATTTTAATATACATCAAGGTTGCGGGTGTTCCTGAAATGTTTCAGTCGGAGGAAGACGTTGTTGAAGAAACCATATTAGATAGTATTCCGTCAAAAAAAAGTGACAAGGGTATTTCTGTTGATGAACTAGGTTTTTGGCAATCACCCGATACATTGGATATTGCGAAAGAAGCCAATGCTGAACAAATAACTTATGGCAGACATTTAATACAAAAAACTTCTGATTATTTAGGTCCGCATGGAACAATTGCAAAAATGACCAATGGAATGAATTGTCAGAATTGCCATTTGGAGGCCGGAACAAAAATTTGGGGTAACAATTACAGTGGAGTCGCTTCTACTTATCCTAAATTCAGAGAGCGTTCCGGTAGTATGGAAAGCATCTATAAGCGGGTGAATGATTGTTTTGAAAGAAGTTTAAATGGGCAGCCCTTGGATACATTGTCAAAGGAGATGCAAGCAATAAAAGCCTACATCGTTTGGTTAGGGAAAGATGTTGAGAAGGATGTTAAGCCGAAAGGGGCAGGTATATGGGAATTGAAATGTTTGCAACGAGCTGCGGACTCTGAAAAAGGAAGATTGGTCTATGTCTCCAAGTGTTTATCCTGTCACGGAGCGAATGGTGAAGGAAAAATGAATACGGCAAATTTCTCCTACCAATATCCTCCATTATGGGGCGAGCATAGTTATAACGATGGAGCAGGATTGTATCGCTTGTCGCGTTTTGCCGGTTATGTGAAAGCAAACATGCCATTTGGCGCAAAACATGATAATCCTCAGTTAACAGATGAAGAGTGTTGGGATGTTGCAGCATTTGTAAATTCTCAATCTCGTCCGAAGAAGGATTTGAGTAAGGATTGGCCAAAGGTATCCGGTAAACCATTTGATCATCCGTTTGGACCGTATGCCGATTCGTTTTCAGAAGAACAACATAAATATGGACCTTTTGAACCGATTATTGCAACCAAGAAAAAGAAAAAATAATTAAAAAATAGATCCTTCATTTGTGGGATAAAAATTAAAAAATAGAATACAAGCAAAACAACGTTGAATTTTAATCTATGAGTTTACTTACACAACCCTGGCCTTGGTATATCTCAGGTCCGTTAATTGGATTGATGGTGCCAATTTTATTAATTATGGGCAATAAAACATTTGGAATCTCTTCTTCTCTGCGACATATTTGTGCTGCTTGTATGCCTTCCAATATTACGTTTTTCAATACAACTGGAGGGCGCAATCTTGGAACTTAATTTTTGCTTCCGGTATTGTATTAGGCGGTTTGGTTGCAGGATACTTTTTTGCAAATCCTCATCCGATACTGCTTTCAGAAAATACAATTACAGACTTAAATGCAATGGGAATAAAAAATCACGAAGGGTTGATTCCTGTGGAGCTTTTTAGTTTTCAATCGTTGTTTACTCTAAGAGGGTTTCTATTAATGGTTGTTGGTGGCTTTTTTGTTGGCTTTGGTACTCGCTATGCAGGAGGATGTACTTCAGGTCATTCAATTATGGGAATGAGTAATTTGCAATTACCTTCCTTGATAGCAACCATTTGCTTTTTTATAGGTGGATTGGTAATGACCTGGTTCATTCTACCTTTTATTCTTTCATTGTAGCACTATAATTAAAAAAATAAAATGTCAAAAATTAAATATTTAGTACTCGGATTTATATTCGGGATCATCCTCATCAAAGCCGAAGTGGTTTCTTGGTTTAGAATTCAAGAGATGTTTCATTTTCAATCCTTTCACATGTATGGTGTGATTGGCTCAGCTGTTATGGTAGGCATCATCTCAATTTTAATAATCAAGAAATTGAAGTTAAAAACTATTGACGGGGATGAGATAGTAATAGAACCCAAAACCTTCAACAAAGGAAATATTTTCGGTGGTTTAATTTTTGGATTAGGGTGGGCGATGACCGGAGCTTGCCCCGGTCCTTTATACGCTTTAGTTGGTAGTGGTTTGTTGGTGGTATTGGTGGTTTTATTTAGTGCCGTTATCGGAACATTAATGTACGGTGCTTTAAAAGATAAATTGCCACATTAGTTTTTCAATTTTTTATTTGTTCTAATTATAAAATAAAATGTCTTCAAATAAACATATTAAATCGTGTTCCTGTGCGAATTGTCAACCCATTATCAATGATAGTGGTTTGTCAAGAAAAAGCTTTTTAAAAACATTGGGTGCAGCTACAATTGGTTTGGGACTTAATCCGATGAGTGCTTTTGCTTTACAAGAAGATGGGAAAAGTAAAGAAATTG
This window of the Bacteroidota bacterium genome carries:
- a CDS encoding MFS transporter, yielding MENTSTKTSALLTLISVFFFWGFVAASNGILIPVYKDHLHLEQWQTMFIDVAFYVAYTIGSLVYFLLSKMSGGDILNKIGYKNGISLGLMISAIGAFLFYPAAESESFGLMITGLFIIGLGFSLQQTAANPLAITIGDPKKGAQRLSLAGGINNIGTTIGPVLVSFAIFGSIAKGQKLESLDAVKTPYIILGIAFLIVALIFKFSSIPNKIVHKEESDAPENEKQKSVFAYPQLWLGMIAIFVYVGVEVATAANLPEFMKQHVGIGTADVAPYVSLFWASLMIGRWAGAIGAFDIKKGMKHILSFIMPYVAFGVFLLVNKIANNDLTPFYIYTIVILAIIGADILSKGNPARQLIIFSTCGILALIVGMLADGMLSVYAFISVGLFCSTLWPCIFTLAIAGLGKKTNEGSSFLIMMIMGGGLISWLQAYLSKDGLLGIQFSYIVGVLCFAFLAFYGWRVAAILKAQGIDYDKTNDSGH
- a CDS encoding 3-deoxy-D-manno-octulosonic acid transferase, coding for MRFLYTFSIFLYAFAIRIAALFNPKAKLFLLGRKNIFESLKSQISNLKSDHLVWFHCASLGEFEQGRPLMEKLKIQQPEVKILLTFFSPSGYEIRKSYSGADYIFYLPMDTPANAKRFVEIVNPKKVFFVKYEFWFNYLNVLKSKNIPTYLVSGIFREDHHFFKSTGGWFRQQLSAFTHFFLQDEKSIQLLNSIGYSNTTLCGDTRFDRVFEVAKNAKQLNLIEQFVKNKKVMIVGSSWLEDERIISTFFSNFKSQIPNYKLIIAPHEIDEKHLASIEVAFKKVGVCLRYSKANENTISEAQILLIDNIGMLSSLYQYGTIAFIGGGFGKGIHNILEAATFGLPIIFGPNYHKFSEAKELLKLGGGFSIKDESEFEKSMLLLNDEQVLKTASQISKMYVHGNVGATNKILAGI
- a CDS encoding YeeE/YedE family protein — encoded protein: MSKIKYLVLGFIFGIILIKAEVVSWFRIQEMFHFQSFHMYGVIGSAVMVGIISILIIKKLKLKTIDGDEIVIEPKTFNKGNIFGGLIFGLGWAMTGACPGPLYALVGSGLLVVLVVLFSAVIGTLMYGALKDKLPH
- a CDS encoding ROK family protein; amino-acid sequence: MKTLVAAIDIGGTNTVFGLVDINGTILLKETVATEHFPIPEDLVAVVCEHIKKAMLQFVDSYELSGVGIGAPNGNYFNGTIEFAPNLKWKGVVPLAKLFSERLNVKTVLTNDANAAAIGEMMFGAAKGMKDFIFITLGTGLGSGIVANGELILGHDSFAGEIGHVIIFPEGRQCGCGRKGCLETYCSATGIKRTYSDLLMSHHDKANLQARVADAKYIYDKAIEGEADAIEAFNYTGDILGLALANSVAYTSPEAVFLFGGLALAGEFIFKPTQESFERNLLNIYKNKIKILPSQLKENDAAILGAASLILKELKQ
- a CDS encoding c-type cytochrome, translated to MFLVGILIYIKVAGVPEMFQSEEDVVEETILDSIPSKKSDKGISVDELGFWQSPDTLDIAKEANAEQITYGRHLIQKTSDYLGPHGTIAKMTNGMNCQNCHLEAGTKIWGNNYSGVASTYPKFRERSGSMESIYKRVNDCFERSLNGQPLDTLSKEMQAIKAYIVWLGKDVEKDVKPKGAGIWELKCLQRAADSEKGRLVYVSKCLSCHGANGEGKMNTANFSYQYPPLWGEHSYNDGAGLYRLSRFAGYVKANMPFGAKHDNPQLTDEECWDVAAFVNSQSRPKKDLSKDWPKVSGKPFDHPFGPYADSFSEEQHKYGPFEPIIATKKKKK